The following coding sequences lie in one Oceanicola sp. 502str15 genomic window:
- a CDS encoding GNAT family N-acetyltransferase, translating into MAEVRRAGPGDAAAICEIVNHVIRETVVTFNSVEKTPGEIAAQMAAGQPFWVAEAGGAVLGYASYGPFRGGVGYRHTVEHSIALVEAAQGQGAGRALMAALCDDAKAAGVHSVFAGVSGENGAGLAFHAALGFAEVARLREVGRKFDRWHDLVLMQKFL; encoded by the coding sequence GTGGCTGAGGTAAGGCGGGCGGGGCCGGGGGATGCGGCGGCGATCTGCGAGATCGTCAACCATGTGATCCGCGAGACTGTCGTGACCTTCAACTCGGTGGAGAAGACGCCCGGAGAGATTGCCGCGCAGATGGCGGCGGGGCAGCCCTTCTGGGTGGCCGAGGCGGGCGGCGCGGTGCTGGGCTATGCCAGCTATGGGCCGTTCCGGGGCGGGGTGGGCTACCGGCACACCGTGGAGCACTCGATCGCGCTGGTGGAGGCCGCGCAGGGGCAGGGCGCGGGGCGGGCGCTGATGGCGGCGCTGTGCGATGATGCGAAGGCGGCGGGGGTGCACTCGGTTTTTGCGGGGGTGAGCGGCGAGAATGGCGCGGGCCTGGCCTTTCATGCGGCGCTGGGCTTTGCAGAGGTGGCGCGGCTGCGCGAGGTGGGGCGCAAGTTCGACCGCTGGCATGACCTTGTGCTGATGCAGAAATTCTTGTGA
- a CDS encoding molecular chaperone DjiA: MSIWTRIGDAISALAAGEGLSAVFDKLRTAPERSVGFTIAVIALGAKMAKADGQVTKDEVTAFREVFSIPPAEEANAARVFNLARQDVAGFEEYAARIARMFDDRHGVLADLLEGLFHIAMADGEYHPKEDDFLARVAAIFRVSEREFRSLRARFVPDAEPDPYAVLGVSPDAPKDEIRAAWKRQVRESHPDVMMARGVPEEAVRMAEKRMIAVNRAWEEINAP, from the coding sequence ATGTCGATCTGGACCCGGATAGGTGATGCAATTTCGGCCCTTGCCGCTGGCGAGGGGCTTTCGGCGGTGTTCGACAAGCTGCGCACCGCGCCGGAGCGCAGCGTGGGCTTTACCATCGCCGTCATCGCGCTGGGGGCCAAGATGGCCAAGGCCGACGGGCAGGTGACCAAGGACGAGGTGACGGCCTTTCGGGAGGTTTTCAGCATTCCGCCCGCCGAGGAGGCCAATGCGGCGCGGGTCTTCAACCTTGCGCGGCAGGATGTGGCGGGGTTCGAGGAATATGCGGCGCGGATTGCGCGGATGTTCGACGACCGCCACGGGGTGCTGGCCGACCTGCTGGAGGGGCTGTTTCATATCGCCATGGCGGATGGCGAGTATCATCCCAAGGAAGATGACTTTCTGGCGCGGGTGGCGGCGATCTTTCGGGTGAGCGAGCGGGAGTTTCGCTCGCTCAGGGCGCGGTTTGTGCCCGATGCCGAGCCGGACCCCTACGCGGTGCTGGGGGTGTCGCCTGATGCGCCGAAGGACGAGATTCGCGCCGCATGGAAGCGACAGGTGCGCGAGAGCCATCCGGACGTGATGATGGCGCGGGGCGTGCCCGAGGAGGCTGTGCGGATGGCCGAGAAGCGGATGATCGCGGTGAACCGGGCCTGGGAAGAGATCAACGCGCCGTGA
- a CDS encoding endonuclease/exonuclease/phosphatase family protein — protein sequence MRLATYNVEWFNALFDEAGAPLADGEWSARWNVTRAAQLEALGVVFTALDADAVLVVEAPDWKAPRRTEAALEGFAQAFGLRARKALVGFANDTQQELALLYDPDTVEARHDPVGEETGKKGHEGAPRFDGVFRIDLDIDAREDLVRFSKPPLEAELRLKGLAEPVRLIGVHIKSKAPHGARSEADATRISIANRRKQLAQSIWLRRRVEHHLARGEALVVAGDFNDGPGLDEYEALFGRSGMEIVLGADQPEARRLVDPHARLAMAGGVMQAHDTSARFYLREEGRYLSALLDYLMLSPGLAEKAKGWRIWHPFDDPAIYALPELREALVTASDHFPVSVDLAL from the coding sequence GTGAGGCTGGCGACCTACAACGTGGAATGGTTCAACGCGCTGTTCGACGAGGCGGGCGCGCCGCTGGCCGATGGCGAGTGGTCGGCCCGCTGGAACGTGACCCGCGCGGCGCAGCTCGAGGCGTTGGGCGTGGTCTTCACGGCGCTGGATGCCGATGCGGTGCTGGTGGTGGAGGCGCCGGACTGGAAGGCGCCGCGCCGGACCGAGGCGGCGCTGGAGGGGTTTGCGCAGGCCTTCGGGCTGAGGGCGCGCAAGGCGCTGGTGGGCTTTGCCAATGACACCCAGCAGGAGCTGGCGCTGCTTTATGACCCGGACACGGTGGAGGCGCGCCATGATCCGGTGGGCGAGGAGACCGGCAAGAAGGGGCATGAGGGCGCGCCGCGCTTTGACGGGGTGTTCCGGATCGACCTTGATATCGACGCGCGCGAAGACCTCGTGCGGTTTTCCAAGCCGCCGCTTGAGGCGGAGCTGCGACTGAAGGGGCTGGCCGAGCCGGTGCGGCTGATTGGCGTGCATATCAAGAGCAAGGCGCCCCATGGCGCGCGCTCGGAGGCCGATGCGACGCGGATTTCCATTGCCAACCGACGCAAGCAGCTGGCGCAGTCGATCTGGCTGCGGCGCCGGGTGGAGCACCATCTGGCGCGGGGCGAGGCGCTGGTGGTGGCGGGGGATTTCAACGACGGGCCGGGGCTGGATGAATACGAAGCCTTGTTCGGGCGCTCGGGGATGGAGATCGTGCTGGGCGCGGATCAACCCGAAGCCCGGCGTCTGGTCGACCCGCATGCGCGGCTGGCGATGGCGGGGGGCGTGATGCAGGCGCATGACACCTCGGCGCGGTTCTACCTGCGCGAGGAGGGCCGCTACCTGAGTGCGCTGCTCGATTACCTGATGCTCTCGCCCGGGCTGGCGGAGAAGGCGAAGGGCTGGCGGATCTGGCATCCCTTTGACGACCCTGCGATTTATGCCCTGCCGGAGCTGCGCGAGGCGCTGGTGACGGCCTCCGACCACTTTCCGGTGAGTGTCGATCTGGCGCTCTGA
- a CDS encoding Ppx/GppA family phosphatase, with protein sequence MDGSGEQQRGWGPFGRPIFDHPDAQALSRVGVIDIGSNSVRMVIFDGAARSPAYFFNEKVMCGLGEGMGETGRLNPEGRVRALAAIRRFHVLARGMGIPPLTACATAAVRNADDGKAFCEEVEAATGLKVYVVDGEEEARLSAQGVLVGWPGATGLACDIGGSSMELALLEDGGVGARASTSLGPLRLNTIKGGRKARRAEIDQVLNRLSERMPQHKRLYLVGGSWRAIAKIDILRRGYPLHVLHDYHATPAQLRKTLDWLRGRDLEEVRSEAGLSSARIALVPIAGEVLRRLMKTFGTKEVWISAYGIREGMLYEQMSDLIRARDPLIEAARFDEVQNARVPGFGRTLYDFVAPLFRSVRPEKQRLIKTACLLHDVSWRAHPDYRGEVCFDNATRSNLGGIDHQGRVFVGLALLHRYRNAAPGSHLAPMVELLSDKDRQMAVVLGKAMRFGAMFSGNNPEAMCRLDYRPKKKELNLVLPRAAADLYGEVAEARFKSLATELGCNFEVRLAGD encoded by the coding sequence ATGGACGGATCTGGCGAACAGCAGCGTGGCTGGGGCCCTTTCGGACGCCCGATTTTCGACCACCCCGACGCCCAGGCGCTGTCGCGCGTCGGTGTGATCGACATCGGCTCGAACTCCGTGCGTATGGTCATCTTCGACGGCGCGGCCCGCTCTCCGGCCTATTTCTTCAATGAAAAGGTGATGTGCGGGCTGGGTGAAGGCATGGGCGAAACCGGCCGCCTCAATCCCGAGGGCCGGGTGCGCGCCCTCGCCGCCATCCGCCGCTTCCACGTTCTGGCACGCGGCATGGGCATCCCGCCCCTCACCGCCTGCGCCACCGCCGCCGTGCGCAATGCCGATGACGGCAAGGCCTTCTGCGAGGAGGTCGAGGCCGCCACCGGCCTCAAGGTCTATGTGGTCGACGGCGAGGAAGAGGCGCGTCTTTCCGCGCAGGGCGTGCTCGTCGGCTGGCCCGGCGCCACCGGTCTGGCCTGCGACATCGGCGGTTCCTCCATGGAGCTCGCGCTGCTCGAAGACGGCGGCGTGGGGGCACGCGCCTCCACCTCCCTCGGCCCGCTGCGGCTGAACACCATCAAGGGCGGGCGCAAGGCCCGGCGCGCCGAGATCGACCAGGTGCTGAACCGGCTGTCCGAGCGGATGCCCCAGCATAAGCGCCTCTACCTCGTCGGCGGCTCCTGGCGGGCCATCGCCAAGATCGACATCCTGCGCCGCGGCTACCCGCTGCACGTGCTGCACGACTATCACGCCACCCCCGCCCAGCTGCGCAAGACCCTCGACTGGCTGCGCGGCCGCGACCTCGAGGAGGTCCGCTCCGAGGCCGGCCTCTCCTCCGCCCGTATCGCGCTGGTGCCGATCGCGGGCGAGGTGCTGCGACGGCTGATGAAGACCTTCGGCACCAAGGAAGTCTGGATCTCGGCCTACGGCATTCGCGAGGGCATGCTCTACGAGCAGATGTCCGACCTGATCCGCGCCCGCGACCCGCTGATCGAGGCCGCCCGCTTCGACGAGGTGCAAAACGCCCGCGTCCCCGGCTTCGGCCGCACCCTCTACGATTTCGTGGCGCCCCTGTTCCGCTCGGTGCGCCCCGAAAAGCAGCGCCTGATCAAGACCGCCTGCCTGCTGCACGACGTGTCATGGCGGGCGCACCCCGACTACCGGGGCGAGGTCTGCTTCGACAATGCCACCCGCTCCAACCTCGGCGGCATCGACCATCAGGGCCGCGTCTTCGTCGGCCTCGCCCTGCTGCACCGCTACCGCAACGCCGCGCCCGGCTCCCACCTCGCCCCCATGGTCGAGCTGCTCTCCGACAAGGACCGGCAGATGGCGGTGGTGCTGGGCAAGGCCATGCGCTTCGGCGCCATGTTCTCGGGCAACAACCCAGAAGCCATGTGCCGCCTCGACTATCGACCCAAGAAGAAAGAGCTCAACCTCGTGCTCCCCCGCGCCGCCGCCGATCTCTACGGCGAGGTGGCCGAAGCCCGGTTCAAATCCCTCGCCACCGAGCTCGGCTGCAATTTCGAGGTGCGCCTTGCTGGCGACTGA
- a CDS encoding RNA degradosome polyphosphate kinase translates to MTKSDFLTAPYPAPVDLPEVDITGPSRFYNRELSWLGFNWRVLEEAENPRVPLLERIRFVSISATNLDEFYTVRVAGLRELANAGNTTPGADGLSPAEQLVMINADARKLMARQQETWAALRGEMEANDISLLDAKSLTKSDHAFLSEYFLAQVFPVLSPLAIDPAHPFPFIANTGFCLALQLESEHSGRKLDAILPIPHQVDRFIALPATEGKTRFLPLEVLLRLHIGSLFPGYKEKGSCTFRVLRDSDLELEEEAEDLVREFETALKRRRRGEVVRLNMSAGAPRALKALIMRELEVDDEEVIETDGILGVADLKELVIDTRPDLLWPNFTPRVPERVQDHEGDMFAAIRQKDMLLHHPYETFDMVVRFLQQAARDPDVVAIKQTLYRTSKNSPIVEALCEAAEDGKSVTALVELKARFDEAANIRQSRRLERAGAHVVYGFMHYKTHAKISTVVRREGSELVTYTHYGTGNYHPITARIYTDMSLFTCDKALGRDAGKVFNYLSGYAQPGALENLSISPISLKPTLLKMIAAEAEHARAGKPAEIWAKMNSLIEPDVIDALYAASQAGVKISLVIRGICGVRPGIKGLSENIRVKSIVGRYLEHSRIVCFGNGHGLPAKKSRVYISSADWMGRNLIRRVETLVECTNPTVKAQITEQVMAANMADTAQSWVMNPDGSFFRPEIDKGTQPFNCHRFFMENPSLSGRGSAGASDVPELTHSKD, encoded by the coding sequence ATGACAAAATCCGACTTCCTCACCGCCCCCTATCCCGCCCCGGTCGACCTTCCCGAGGTCGACATCACCGGGCCCTCGCGCTTCTACAATCGCGAGCTGTCCTGGCTCGGGTTCAACTGGCGGGTGCTCGAAGAGGCCGAGAATCCGCGCGTTCCCCTGCTCGAACGCATCCGCTTCGTGTCGATCTCGGCCACCAACCTCGACGAGTTCTACACCGTCCGCGTCGCCGGCCTGCGCGAGCTGGCCAATGCCGGCAACACCACGCCGGGGGCCGATGGTCTCAGCCCCGCCGAGCAGCTCGTGATGATCAACGCCGACGCCCGCAAGCTGATGGCTCGCCAGCAGGAAACATGGGCCGCCCTGCGCGGCGAGATGGAAGCCAACGACATCTCCCTGCTCGACGCCAAGAGCCTCACCAAGTCCGACCACGCTTTTCTGTCCGAGTATTTCCTCGCCCAGGTCTTCCCCGTGCTCTCGCCGCTCGCCATCGACCCGGCGCACCCGTTTCCCTTCATCGCCAACACCGGCTTCTGCCTCGCCCTGCAGCTCGAAAGCGAGCACTCCGGGCGCAAGCTCGATGCCATCCTGCCGATCCCCCATCAGGTCGACCGCTTCATCGCCCTGCCCGCGACCGAGGGCAAAACCCGCTTCCTCCCGCTCGAGGTGCTGCTGCGCCTGCACATCGGCTCGCTGTTTCCGGGCTACAAGGAAAAGGGCTCCTGCACCTTCAGGGTGCTGCGCGACAGCGATCTCGAACTCGAGGAAGAGGCCGAGGATCTGGTGCGCGAGTTCGAAACCGCGCTCAAGCGGCGCCGTCGCGGCGAGGTCGTGCGCCTCAACATGTCCGCCGGGGCACCCCGGGCTCTGAAGGCGCTGATCATGCGCGAGTTGGAGGTCGATGACGAAGAGGTCATCGAGACCGATGGCATCCTCGGCGTGGCCGACCTCAAGGAGCTGGTCATCGACACCCGCCCCGATCTGCTCTGGCCCAACTTCACCCCCCGGGTCCCCGAGCGGGTGCAGGACCACGAGGGCGACATGTTCGCCGCGATCCGCCAGAAGGACATGCTGCTCCACCACCCCTACGAGACCTTCGACATGGTGGTGCGCTTTCTCCAGCAGGCCGCGCGCGACCCCGACGTGGTGGCCATCAAGCAAACCCTCTACCGCACCTCCAAGAACTCCCCCATCGTCGAGGCGCTCTGCGAGGCGGCCGAGGATGGCAAGTCGGTCACCGCGCTGGTCGAGCTGAAGGCGCGCTTCGACGAGGCCGCCAACATCCGCCAGTCGCGGCGTCTGGAGCGGGCCGGGGCGCATGTGGTCTACGGCTTCATGCACTACAAGACCCATGCCAAGATCAGCACGGTGGTGCGCCGCGAGGGCAGCGAGCTGGTGACCTACACCCACTACGGCACCGGCAACTACCACCCGATCACCGCCCGCATCTACACCGACATGTCGCTGTTCACCTGCGACAAGGCGCTGGGCCGAGACGCGGGCAAGGTCTTCAACTACCTCTCGGGCTATGCCCAGCCCGGCGCGCTCGAAAACCTCTCGATCTCCCCGATCTCGCTCAAGCCCACCCTGCTCAAGATGATCGCCGCCGAGGCCGAGCACGCCCGCGCCGGCAAGCCGGCCGAGATATGGGCCAAGATGAACTCGCTGATCGAACCCGACGTGATCGACGCGCTCTACGCCGCCTCCCAGGCCGGGGTGAAGATCAGCCTCGTGATCCGCGGCATCTGCGGCGTGCGCCCCGGCATCAAGGGCCTCTCCGAGAATATCCGCGTCAAGTCGATCGTCGGGCGCTACCTCGAACACTCCCGCATCGTCTGCTTCGGCAACGGCCACGGGCTTCCGGCCAAGAAATCGCGGGTCTACATCTCCTCCGCCGACTGGATGGGCCGCAATCTGATCCGCCGGGTCGAAACCCTCGTGGAGTGCACCAACCCCACCGTGAAGGCACAGATCACCGAGCAGGTCATGGCCGCCAACATGGCCGACACCGCGCAGAGCTGGGTGATGAATCCCGATGGCAGCTTCTTCCGCCCCGAGATCGACAAGGGCACCCAGCCCTTCAACTGCCACCGCTTCTTCATGGAAAATCCGTCGCTTTCGGGCCGCGGCTCGGCGGGGGCCAGCGACGTTCCCGAGCTGACGCACTCCAAAGATTGA
- a CDS encoding DnaA/Hda family protein — protein sequence MPRQLPIDLPVIEATGRDAFFVAPANADAVALIDDSGNWPGGRLLLSGPEGSGKSHLAAIWAADTGATALAAEDIASLAPPAPGAALLVEDIHLLMGSRSREEPLFHLLNRAADARARLLLTAREPLPAPVLPDLATRLSATPRARLHAPDDALLTALLVKLFDDRQLAPTPKLIAYLLVHMERSSAAARRTVAALDRHQLATGRKLTRKLAREVLDGEVNSGT from the coding sequence ATGCCCCGCCAGCTCCCGATAGACCTCCCGGTGATCGAAGCCACCGGGCGCGATGCCTTCTTTGTTGCCCCCGCCAACGCCGATGCCGTGGCGCTGATCGACGACAGCGGCAACTGGCCGGGCGGGCGGCTCCTGCTGAGCGGGCCGGAGGGCTCGGGCAAGAGCCACCTCGCCGCGATCTGGGCCGCCGATACCGGGGCCACCGCGCTCGCCGCCGAAGATATCGCCAGCCTCGCCCCGCCTGCCCCGGGCGCGGCCCTGCTGGTGGAGGACATCCACCTGCTGATGGGCAGCCGCAGCCGCGAAGAGCCGCTCTTCCATCTGCTGAACCGCGCCGCCGACGCCCGCGCCCGCCTGCTGCTGACCGCCCGCGAGCCGCTGCCCGCCCCGGTCCTGCCCGATCTCGCCACCCGGCTCTCGGCCACGCCCCGCGCCCGCCTGCACGCCCCCGACGACGCCCTGCTCACCGCCCTGCTGGTGAAGCTCTTCGACGACCGACAGCTTGCCCCCACCCCCAAGCTCATCGCCTACCTGCTGGTCCACATGGAGCGCTCCTCCGCCGCCGCCCGCCGCACCGTGGCCGCGCTCGACCGGCATCAACTCGCCACCGGGCGCAAGCTCACCCGAAAACTGGCCCGCGAGGTCTTGGATGGAGAGGTAAACTCGGGCACATAA
- a CDS encoding AI-2E family transporter, whose protein sequence is MALPVRDQAKYWTVAALIFFAALYLLGDVILPFLLGGAVAYCLDPVADRLERLGLHRILAVILISVVALLIFVLGALLILPTLVEQSISLFKAAPQIFSDLRNFLNTSFPSLMDGESTVSKSLSTLGETIQSRGGELVTSLVASVSGIVNVLVLLVLVPIVAFYLLLDWDRMVAKVDDLLPRDHAPTVRHLAGEIDKTLAAFIRGQGTVCLVLGIFYAVALMAVGLNFGLVVGAVAGALTFIPYVGALVGGALAIGLAFFQFWGEWWWIGAVAVIFFVGQFLEGNVLTPNLVGQSVGLHPVWLIFALSAFGALFGFTGMLVAVPVAASLGVIARWGIQQYKQGRLYRGTEEAPPATVAVSHADTPDSE, encoded by the coding sequence ATGGCACTTCCCGTCCGCGATCAGGCCAAATACTGGACCGTCGCCGCGCTGATCTTCTTCGCGGCCCTCTACCTGCTGGGCGATGTGATCCTGCCCTTCCTGCTCGGCGGCGCGGTGGCCTATTGCCTCGATCCGGTGGCAGATCGGCTCGAGCGCCTCGGCCTCCACCGCATCCTCGCGGTCATCCTCATCTCGGTCGTCGCCCTGCTGATCTTCGTCCTCGGGGCGCTGCTGATCCTGCCCACGCTGGTCGAACAGTCGATCTCGCTGTTCAAGGCCGCCCCGCAGATCTTCTCCGACCTGCGCAACTTTCTGAACACCAGCTTTCCTTCCTTGATGGATGGCGAAAGCACGGTGTCAAAGTCGCTCTCCACCCTGGGCGAAACCATCCAGTCCCGCGGCGGCGAGCTTGTGACCTCGCTGGTCGCCTCGGTCTCCGGCATCGTCAACGTGCTGGTGCTGCTGGTCCTGGTGCCCATCGTCGCCTTCTATCTGCTGCTCGACTGGGACCGCATGGTGGCCAAGGTCGATGACCTGCTGCCCCGCGACCACGCCCCCACCGTCCGCCACCTCGCCGGCGAGATCGACAAGACGCTCGCCGCCTTCATCCGCGGCCAGGGCACCGTCTGCCTCGTGCTGGGCATCTTCTACGCCGTCGCGCTCATGGCCGTGGGCCTCAACTTCGGCCTCGTCGTCGGGGCCGTGGCCGGGGCGCTCACCTTCATCCCCTACGTCGGGGCGCTGGTCGGCGGGGCGCTGGCCATCGGGCTCGCTTTCTTCCAGTTCTGGGGCGAATGGTGGTGGATCGGGGCTGTGGCCGTGATCTTCTTCGTCGGCCAGTTCCTCGAGGGCAACGTGCTCACCCCCAACCTCGTCGGCCAATCCGTCGGCCTGCACCCGGTCTGGCTGATCTTCGCGCTCTCCGCCTTCGGCGCGCTCTTCGGTTTCACCGGCATGCTGGTGGCCGTGCCCGTGGCAGCCTCGCTCGGGGTCATCGCCCGCTGGGGGATCCAGCAATACAAACAGGGCCGCCTCTACCGCGGCACCGAAGAGGCCCCGCCGGCCACCGTCGCGGTCTCCCACGCCGACACCCCCGACAGCGAGTAG
- a CDS encoding fumarylacetoacetate hydrolase family protein, which yields MLTEDQRAKAVASLLESHRTKIQGERPSAMFPEIALEDSYAISSAVAEARVKEGHTIVGHKIGLTSKAMQAASKIDEPDFGYLFSDQLLADGAKVPFESFCKPRVEPELTFVLHSPLKGPGVQLIDVLRATEWVIPSIEIIDARVTEPRKIFDTVADNGAGAGIVLGGRPIKPDAMDLRTIGAIFYRNSEIEETGLAAGVLGHPAMAIAWLANKLGPYGTELKPGDYMLSGSFTRPVHAQKGDTLHADFGPLGSVAVQFT from the coding sequence ATGCTGACCGAAGACCAACGCGCCAAGGCCGTCGCCTCGCTGCTCGAAAGCCACCGCACCAAGATCCAAGGCGAGCGCCCCTCGGCCATGTTCCCCGAGATCGCGCTGGAAGACAGCTACGCCATCTCCTCCGCCGTCGCCGAAGCGCGGGTGAAAGAGGGCCACACCATCGTCGGCCACAAGATCGGCCTCACCTCCAAGGCGATGCAGGCGGCGAGCAAGATCGACGAGCCCGACTTCGGCTATCTCTTCTCCGACCAGCTCCTCGCCGATGGCGCCAAGGTGCCCTTCGAGTCCTTCTGCAAACCCCGCGTCGAGCCCGAACTCACCTTCGTCCTGCACTCCCCCCTCAAGGGCCCCGGCGTGCAACTGATCGACGTGCTCCGCGCCACCGAATGGGTGATCCCCTCCATCGAGATCATCGACGCCCGCGTGACCGAACCCCGCAAGATCTTCGACACCGTGGCCGACAACGGCGCCGGCGCCGGCATCGTCCTCGGCGGCCGCCCGATCAAACCCGACGCGATGGACCTGCGCACCATCGGCGCCATCTTCTACCGCAACTCCGAAATCGAGGAGACCGGCCTTGCCGCAGGCGTCCTCGGCCATCCGGCCATGGCCATCGCATGGCTCGCAAACAAGCTCGGCCCCTACGGCACCGAGCTGAAACCGGGCGACTACATGCTTTCGGGCAGCTTCACCCGCCCGGTCCACGCGCAGAAGGGCGACACGCTCCACGCCGACTTCGGCCCCCTCGGCTCGGTGGCGGTGCAGTTCACGTAG